AGCGCCGCGGCGGCGCCGAGCGCCCGCACGGCGCTGGCGACCGTCCCGGCGCGGCGGGCGCGGGCACCGAGCGCGGCCGCGGCGATCGCGTACAGGACGAGCACCAGCGCCCCCAGCACCGCGAAGCGGCCGAGATCAGCCATGGGGTCAGGGCCTCATCGCGCCGATGGCGGATCCGCCGGATTGTACTTCGTCGGGCACTTGGCAAGCAGCGTGGTCGCGTCGAACGTCCCGTCGCGCCCGACGCCGCCCTCCACGACCACCTGCCGCCCCTCGGCAAAAATATCGGGCACGACGCCGCTGTACCGCACCGGCAGCGTGTGCGCGCCGTCCGTGATCACGAACGCGAGATGGCGGTGCGCGGCGTCCCACCGCACGGTCCCCTCGGCCACGGTCCCGCCGAGGCGCACGCGCGACGGCAGGGCGGGGCCGCGCTGCACCAACTCACCGACCGTCACCCAGTAGGTCGCGCCCTGCTGAATGCCGCCGTACACGAGGTAGGCCAGCGAGAGCACGATGAGGACGGCGCCGCCGGCAAACGCGAGCGTGCGGCGGCCCGCCCCCGGCCGCGCCTCCACGCGGGTCACCGCGCCACGGAACCGGCCGCCCGGCCCACCGCCGCGTCGTCCTCGTGGCCCGCGGCGTGCGCCGTCTCGTGATCGCCGCCGCCGAGCCGGCGCATCTCGTCCTCCAGCGCCTGGGTGCGTCGGAGGAGCGCGCGGACGTAGAGGAAGAGGGCGATCCAGACGATCGTGAACGACCAAAAAAGGTAGGTCATGCCGTCACCGTCATGCCGTCACCGCCTGATCGTCGGCGAGCATCGCCATCCGCGCCTCCATCACGCCGATACGAATCCGCAGCCGCACGAGCAGCACGTACACGAGACTCCAGGCGGCGAGACCGGCGGCCAGGGCCCACGCCATCGCGGGGGCGAGCCCCACGCTGTGCGACGTGAAGATCACCGGCGATAGCGCCCGCAGGTAGCGGGCCGATAACCACACGAGCGGCACGTCGACGAAGCCGACGATGGCGAAGACCGCGGCGATCCTCCGCTGGCGGTCGTCCTCACCCGCCGCGGCGCGCAGCATCAGATAGCCGGCGTAGATGAACCAGAGAATGAGGTAGGTGACGAGCTGAGGGTCCCACGTCCACCAGGTGTTCCACACCGGCCGGGCCCACAGCGATCCCGTGATGATGACCAGGCTCGCAAAGAGCACGCCGATTTCCGCCGCCGAGGCGCTGGCGACGTCCCAGCTCCGCCGCCCGGTGCGAAGATATTGCGCCGCCGCCCACGCGGCGTGGCCGAAGGCGACGAATCCGACCCAGGCAAGCGGCAGATGCACGTAAAAGATCCGCTGGACGTCGCCCATGATGCGCTCGCGCGGAGCGTAGACGAAAGCCCCGTACAGGGAGACTAACATCAGGCCCCCCATCGTCCACATGAGCCATCCGTCCCGCGACCGGCGCACGGGGAAAATGATAGCGGACCGTCGGGGCCGTTTCAATGAAACCGCCCGCCGGCCGTCACTCTTCGACCACGTACTCAAACAACCACACGCCCAACACCAGCACGATCACGTCGAACGCGAGGAGGAACCGGACGGGCCCGAGCACCGCCGCCACGCCCGCGCCGTCGAGGGCGGCCGTCACGCCGGTCAGCGACACGATGATCGCCGGCAGCGCCACCGGCACGAGCAGGATGGGCAGGAGCACCTCGCGGAGGCGCGTCGTCGCCGCCATCGCCCCCAACAGCGTCCCGGTGGCCGCGAACCCGACGCCGCCCAGCGCCAGCGGCGGCGCGAGGGCCGCGAGGTGTCGCCCGATCGCCGCGTTCACGAGGGCCGTGGCGGCCAGCACCACGACGGCCATGAGCAGGAGCGTGAGCAACAGATTCGCCGTGCACTTGGCGAGA
This sequence is a window from bacterium. Protein-coding genes within it:
- a CDS encoding cytochrome c maturation protein CcmE, producing MEARPGAGRRTLAFAGGAVLIVLSLAYLVYGGIQQGATYWVTVGELVQRGPALPSRVRLGGTVAEGTVRWDAAHRHLAFVITDGAHTLPVRYSGVVPDIFAEGRQVVVEGGVGRDGTFDATTLLAKCPTKYNPADPPSAR
- a CDS encoding CcmD family protein, with product MTYLFWSFTIVWIALFLYVRALLRRTQALEDEMRRLGGGDHETAHAAGHEDDAAVGRAAGSVAR
- the ccsA gene encoding cytochrome c biogenesis protein CcsA, encoding MWTMGGLMLVSLYGAFVYAPRERIMGDVQRIFYVHLPLAWVGFVAFGHAAWAAAQYLRTGRRSWDVASASAAEIGVLFASLVIITGSLWARPVWNTWWTWDPQLVTYLILWFIYAGYLMLRAAAGEDDRQRRIAAVFAIVGFVDVPLVWLSARYLRALSPVIFTSHSVGLAPAMAWALAAGLAAWSLVYVLLVRLRIRIGVMEARMAMLADDQAVTA
- a CDS encoding heme exporter protein CcmB, with amino-acid sequence MRAAAALVWKDLVAEARTRELMTSMSLVGFLSLVVQGLAVGSSPPAEVTAAILWITVVFASTLGLARAQALEHDRQALSGILLTPVGRGTLFLAKCTANLLLTLLLMAVVVLAATALVNAAIGRHLAALAPPLALGGVGFAATGTLLGAMAATTRLREVLLPILLVPVALPAIIVSLTGVTAALDGAGVAAVLGPVRFLLAFDVIVLVLGVWLFEYVVEE